In Bactrocera oleae isolate idBacOlea1 chromosome 3, idBacOlea1, whole genome shotgun sequence, a genomic segment contains:
- the LOC118680699 gene encoding uncharacterized protein: MASDVLTVIFVTVFLICRVNAEKAFIQAEYEIINDTSSFPWQDLRNEIHQGDAVTYELGTPQYQILNADEPIEIITPDQPGYYESLKRYEAAAMQHAEEFRNQSDSTTTLPEDIEKETVSEKQVKQIANGEEQIRFIIRNLKEKSKNPKMYLGSPNQYQQDGAPAETSKKNNEIKTKQSGVTDTPLWNQQFNDNSEAQSKGNEGERVALSKSVEKTKKNQSFSLKSNVTKELVKSLEESTFMPNTETIHISNSSNTVLPSKFLTESSLTETISATDIPPETPLQLPPTLLKYDTPPTEETSAPLKQNLKEIYATDMSSYAPVYKVPPHIRDFEYLYRSALGIR; encoded by the coding sequence ATGGCCTCAGATGTATTAACAGTTATTTTTGTAACCGTATTTTTAATTTGTCGCGTAAACGCCGAAAAAGCATTCATACAAGCTGAGTATGAAATCATCAACGATACCTCATCCTTTCCATGGCAGGACTTGCGCAATGAAATACATCAGGGTGATGCCGTCACCTACGAACTGGGCACGCCACAATACCAAATTTTGAACGCCGATGAACCGATAGAAATCATCACACCCGATCAGCCCGGTTACTACGAGAGCCTTAAGCGTTATGAAGCGGCAGCAATGCAGCATGCAGAAGAATTCAGAAATCAGAGTGATTCGACAACAACACTGCCAGAAGACATCGAGAAGGAAACGGTTAGCGAGAAACAAGTAAAACAGATTGCAAATGGGGAGGAGCAAATTCGATTTATTATACggaatttgaaagaaaaaagcaaaaatccaAAAATGTATTTAGGTTCACCAAATCAGTACCAACAAGATGGCGCACCAGCTGAAACGAGCAAAAAGAATAACGAAATTAAGACTAAACAATCAGGGGTTACTGATACACCACTCTGGAACCAACAGTTTAACGACAATTCAGAGGCACAATCGAAAGGAAACGAAGGCGAGCGCGTTGCTTTGTCAAAAAGCGTcgagaaaaccaaaaaaaaccaaagtttCTCTCTTAAATCAAACGTCACGAAAGAATTAGTAAAATCTTTGGAGGAAAGCACGTTTATGCCAAACACAGAAACCATTCATATCAGTAATTCCAGCAACACTGTGTTACCGTCAAAGTTTCTCACAGAGTCGTCACTAACAGAAACTATATCGGCTACGGATATACCACCGGAAACTCCACTCCAATTACCGCCTACGTTACTTAAATATGATACTCCACCCACTGAGGAGACTTCAGCACCTCTAAAGCAAAATCTAAAAGAAATCTATGCGACTGATATGAGCTCGTACGCGCCCGTATATAAAGTTCCACCACACATTAGAGATTTCGAGTATTTGTATCGCTCAGCGTTGGGTATAAGATAg